Proteins from a genomic interval of Neoarius graeffei isolate fNeoGra1 chromosome 24, fNeoGra1.pri, whole genome shotgun sequence:
- the LOC132872557 gene encoding uncharacterized protein LOC132872557, which produces MMTLIIKDLNGKTQVVNVLPSTTIGELKQQIATLFGARASCLRLSDSSGQILDQIQNTVSDYGLSSGSTLILLFAKTPVPFQVFVKNEKGQTKTYDITDDETVDQLMAKIRRKEGVPEDQQRLIYSDQQLEHGTKLKDYNIVSGSTIHMTLRLRGG; this is translated from the coding sequence ATGATGACGCTCATCATCAAAGACCTAAATGGAAAAACGCAGGTTGTGAATGTGTTGCCAAGTACCACCATTGGTGAACTCAAGCAACAAATTGCCACTCTCTTTGGGGCAAGAGCCTCATGCCTGAGGCTTTCAGACAGCAGCGGTCAGAtcctggaccagattcagaatacgGTGAGCGATTATGGTCTGAGTTCAGGATCCACTCTGATCCTACTGTTTGCAAAGACCCCCGTGCCGTTTCAGGTGTTCGTGAAGAATGAGAAAGGACAGACAAAAACATACGACATCACTGATGATGAGACcgtcgatcagttgatggcaaagATCCGCCGGAAAGAAGGAGTACCAGAGGACCAACAGCGGCTGATCTATAGTGACCAACAGCTCGAGCATGGCACGAAGCTGAAGGATTACAACATTGTCTCTGGAAGCACCATTCACATGACCCTCCGTCTGCGTGGAGGCTGA
- the LOC132872560 gene encoding uncharacterized protein LOC132872560, with protein sequence MIKFEILHVSLCVMGLLSETLCSLTVEVEAGDNATVWCQHELSDTGYIVWFKHTSASVPLLLGCKKFRTSAPSQNCYFYNEIERIVMSVHGKNTSLTITAVNVSDTGLYYCSFIDLNQVNFRNSTFLQVKDRNKTLSENPDRAKGSVPSSVFFLLTVVFGAVIVILLSVLIFIILKHRETHRGAGAEDNEDPDSDSLRYAALQFSKKKTKRSERRDENVDPHVLYSSVRQSNVCT encoded by the exons atgattaagtttgaaattCTGCATGTGTCCCTCTGTGTCATGG GTTTGCTCTCAGAGACTCTGTGCTCTTTAACTGTGGAGGTGGAAGCTGGAGATAACGCCACTGTTTGGTGCCAACATGAGCTGAGTGATACAGGTTACATTGTCTGGTTTAAACACACAAGTGCTTCGGTTCCACTTCTTCTTGGGTGCAAAAAGTTTAGGACATCAGCTCCATCACAAAACTGTTACTTCTATAATGAAATTGAGCGAATAGTGATGTCTGTTCACGGCAAGAACACGTCTCTCACCATCACCGCAGTAAATGTCTCTGATACGGGACTGTATTACTGCAGCTTCATAGATCTGAACCAAGTGAACTTTAGAAACTCGACCTTTTTACAAGTGAAAG acagaaataaaacactttctgAGAACCCGGACAGAGCGAaag GTTCAGTCCCTTCTTCTGTGTTCTTCCTACTGACTGTGGTGTTCGGTGCAGTGATTGTGATTCTTCTCAGTGTCCTGATCTTCATCATACTGAAgcacagagaaacacacagag GTGCTGGAGCAGAAGATAACGAG GATCCGGACTCGGACTCGTTGCGTTACGCTGCGCTACAGTTCTCAAAGAAGAAAACCAAGAGGAGCGAGAGACGTGATGAAAATGTGGATCCACATGTTCTCTATTCTTCTGTCAGACAGAGTAATGTGTGTACATAA